CAGGAGTCCCATCGAAGACGATGCGTCCGCCAGCCATGCCGATGATGCGCGAGGCACAGCTTCGAGCGAGCTGCAGATCGTGCAGGTTCATCACGACCGTCAGCCCTTGCTCCCGATGGAGCGACTGAATATAGCCCATGACGCGCCCGGCTGTCACCACATCAAGGCTCGACACCGGCTCATCGCCGATCAGCAGGCGAGGCTGCTGCATCAGCACGCGCGCAATCGCGACGCGCTGTCTCTGTCCGCCGCTCAGCTGCTCAACGCGCCGCTGCGCCAACGCCTCGAGACCGACCTGGCGCAGCGCCTCAAGCGCAGCAGCCCGGTCGGCCTCGCTGAACAGCCCGAGCAGGCTACGCCAGCGCGGCATCACCGCGAAGCGGCCGGCTAGCACATTGGTCAGCACCGATAGCCGGGGGAGCAGCTGGAAGTGCTGGAACACCATCCCGATCTCGCCCCGAATCGCCCGCAGCGCCTCCGACTGCATCGCCGTAATGCTGCGCCCACGCCACAGCACCTCGCCTGCATCCGGCTCCACGAGTCGGTTAATGCAGCGAATCAATGTCGACTTGCCTGCTCCACTTCGACCGAGAATGGCGACGAACTCCCCTTCCTCAATGCGCAGGTCAACAGCGGCCAGAGCGGGCTTGGCAGCAGATTTATACGTTTTACTAATTCCACGTAGCTCCAGCACCTTAATTCACCCTCTTTCGAATGAAGGCGCCCGTATAGTCGACGAGCGTAACTAGAGCCATGATGAGGATGACCTCGAACGTCACCTTCGGGTACATGAACTGCTTGAAGTCGTTGTACAGCATCTGACCGATCCCGCCCGCTCCGACGATGCCGAGAATGAGACAGGTACGAATCGCAACCTCCAGCCGATAAAAGTACTGCGACAGCACAAGCGGCAGCATCTGCGGCAATATACCGTACAGAGCGACATGCAAGCGCGTGCCGCCGACCGCCCTTACCGCCTCCTGCGGCCCGTCGTCCATAGCTTCAATCATCTCCGAAATCATTTTGCCGAATACGCCGACGTTATGAATAATAAGCGCGATAACTGCAGGTAACGGACCGAGGCCGAGCGTCGGGATAAAAATGAGCGCAAGCACAAGCTCCGGTACCGAGCGGCATAAATTGAAAAACGTCCGCGAGGCATCGTACACCCATCGGGCCGGCGTCCAGCTGCGAGCTGCGAGGAAGCTTGCGGGCAATGCCAGCAGCACCGCAGCTAGTGTGCTGAACAGCGCAATCTGCAGCGTATCGAGCAAAGCCTGAAACGCCGGACGCCAATCTGAGGCGTCCGGCGGCAGCCAGTGCTCCGCGATGAACCGGTACGTGTTGCCGATATCGCGAAATAAAGCAAGGTCGATCCCGACACCTTGT
Above is a genomic segment from Paenibacillus sp. YYML68 containing:
- the phnC gene encoding phosphonate ABC transporter ATP-binding protein, translated to MLELRGISKTYKSAAKPALAAVDLRIEEGEFVAILGRSGAGKSTLIRCINRLVEPDAGEVLWRGRSITAMQSEALRAIRGEIGMVFQHFQLLPRLSVLTNVLAGRFAVMPRWRSLLGLFSEADRAAALEALRQVGLEALAQRRVEQLSGGQRQRVAIARVLMQQPRLLIGDEPVSSLDVVTAGRVMGYIQSLHREQGLTVVMNLHDLQLARSCASRIIGMAGGRIVFDGTPDQLGEAELELIYPPDDV
- the phnE gene encoding phosphonate ABC transporter, permease protein PhnE, with protein sequence MRVLPVAAVIVVLLVWSGQGVGIDLALFRDIGNTYRFIAEHWLPPDASDWRPAFQALLDTLQIALFSTLAAVLLALPASFLAARSWTPARWVYDASRTFFNLCRSVPELVLALIFIPTLGLGPLPAVIALIIHNVGVFGKMISEMIEAMDDGPQEAVRAVGGTRLHVALYGILPQMLPLVLSQYFYRLEVAIRTCLILGIVGAGGIGQMLYNDFKQFMYPKVTFEVILIMALVTLVDYTGAFIRKRVN